The Zhihengliuella sp. ISTPL4 genomic interval TGATCGACGCCGCGGGCCTGGTCGCGCTGCCGGGTCTCGTCGACCTGCACACCCACCTGCGCGAACCGGGGTTCGAGGCCTCCGAGACGATCCTCACCGGCACCAGGGCGGCCGCCGCGGGCGGGTTCACCGCCGTGTTCGCGATGCCGAACACGTCCCCGGTCGCCGACACGGCGGGCGTGGTCGAGCAGGAGCTCGCCCTCGGCGAGGCGGCCGGTTACGCGACGGTGCAGCCGATCGGCGCCGTCACCGTGGGGCAGAAGGGCGAGCGCCTCGCCGAGCTCGGCGCCATGGCCACCTCCCGTGCCCAGGTGCGGGTCTTCAGCGACGACGGCTTCTGCGTGTGGGACCCGCTGATCATGCGCCGGGCGCTGGAGTACGTGAAGTCCTTCGACGGCGTCATCGCCCAGCATGCGCAGGACCCGCGGCTCACCGAGGGCGCCCAGATGAACGAGGGCACGGTGTCGGCCGAGCTCGGGTTGGCCGGGTGGCCGGCGGTCGCCGAGGAGTCCATCCTCGCCCGCGACGTGCTCCTCGCCGAGCACGTCGGCTCGCGGCTGCACGTGTGCCACCTCTCGACGGCCGGCTCGGTCGACATCATCCGCTGGGCCAAGAAGCGCGGCGTCAACGTCACGGCGGAGGTCACGCCGCACCACCTGCTCCTCAGCGACGAACTCGTCCGTGGCTACGACGCGCGGTTCAAGGTCAACCCGCCGCTGCGCCGCGAGGAGGACGTCCTCGCGGTCCGGGAGGGCCTCGCCGACGGCACGATCGACATCGTCGCCACCGACCACGCACCGCACCCCAGCGAGCACAAGGCGTGCGAGTGGCAGGCCGCCGCGAACGGCATGGTCGGCCTGGAGAGCGCCCTGCGGGTCGTGCACCAGTCGATGGTGCAGTCCGGGCTGCTCACGTGGGCCGATGTCGCCCGCGTCATGAGCGCGACGCCCGCCCGGATCGGACGGCTCTCCGGCCACGGCACGCCGCTCGAAGCCGGGCAGCCCGCGCACATCACGCTGTACGACCCGGCGATCGACGGCGTGTTCACCACCGCCGACCTGCACGGACGCAGCGAGAACTCCCCGTACCTCGGCCGTGCCCTTCCGGGACGCGTGGAGTACACCGTGCACGGCGGCGTCCTCACGGTCGACGGCGGCACCGTCGTCGAGGAGCTCGGCGCATGAGCGCACGGGACCTCGCGGTCGCGATCATCATCGCCGTCGCGCTGCTGATCCTGCTGTCGATGCTGTTCGCCTGGCGACGACGAGTGCGGCGCGATGCCGCGTACACGGCCCCGCTCGGGGTGCCGGAGCACGCGGAGGTGACGCGCCGCGACGAGGTGCTCTACGTGTCCACCACTCGGCACGAGCAGCCCCTCGAACGGCTCGCGATCACCCCGCTGGCGTTCCGCGCACGCGGCGAGCTGGCCGTGACCGACCGCGGCATCGCGCTGGCCCTGGACGGTGCCCCCACCGTCTTCCTGGCCGCCGACCGCCTCGTCTCCGTCGACCGCGCGACCGTCACCATCGATCGCGTCGTGGAGTCCGGCGGACTCGTGCGCATCTCGTGGCACGTCGACGACGCGACCGTCGTCGACAGCTATCTGCGCCTCACCGGCGGCGACCTCCCGACCCTCATCTCCGACCTGCAGCGGCTCATCCCCGCCGCCCCTGACACAGGAGCTTCGTCATGACCCTCTCGACTTCCTCTCCGCAGGCCTCCGCGGCCCGCCTCCCCGATCCCGCCGTCCTCGTCCTGGAAGACGGCACCCGTCACCGCGGTCGTGCGTACGGCGCGCGCGGCCGCACCCTCGGCGAGGTCGTGTTCGCCACCGGCATGTCGGGATACCAGGAGACCATCACCGACCCGTCCTACGCCGGACAGATCGTCCTGCAGACGGCCCCGCACATCGGCAACACCGGCATGAACGACGAGGACACCGAGTCCCGGCGCATCTGGGTCGCCGGCTACATCGTGCGCGACCCCTCGCGCGTCGTCTCGAACTGGCGCGCGAACGCCTCCCTCGATGACGTCCTCGTCGAGGACGGCATCGTCGGCATCAGCGGCATCGACACCCGCGCGGTGACCCGCCACATCCGCTCCGCCGGCTCCATGCGCGGCGGCATCTTCTCGGGCGCCGACGCGGAGCTCGACCCGGAGGAGCAGCTGCGCATCGTCCGCGAGGCCCCGGAGATGACCGGTCTCAACCTCTCCGCGCAGGTGTCCGTCCAGAGCGCGACCGTGACCTCGGCGGTGGGGGAGCGCATCGGCAACCTCGCGGTTCTCGACCTCGGCGTGAAGCAGGCCACGATCGACAACCTCGCGGCGCGCGGCTTCGACGTGCATGTCCTCCCGCAGGACGTGGGCATCGACGAGATCCGGGCGATCGAGCCGGTCGCCGTCTTCTACTCGAACGGCCCGGGTGACCCCGCGGCCTCGGGGGACCACGTCGAACTGCTCCGCGCGGTCCTCGACGACGGCCTGCCGTTCTTCGGGATCTGCTTCGGCAACCAGCTCCTCGGCCGCGCGCTGGGCCTCGGCACGTACAAGCTGCCGTTCGGTCACCGCGGCATCAACCAGCCCGTGCTGGACAAGCAGACCGGCAAGGTGGAGATCACCGCTCACAACCACGGCTTCGCCGTCGAGGCGCCCCTCGAGGGCTCCTTCGACAGCCCGCACGGCTACGGCAAGGTCGAGGTCAGCCACGTCGGCCTCAACGACAACGTCGTGGAGGGCCTGCGCGCCCTCGACATCCCCGCCTTCTCGGTGCAGTACCACCCCGAGGCCGCGGCCGGACCGCACGACGCCAACTACCTCTTCGACCGCTTCCGCGACATGGTCATCGCGAACAAGAAGGACGCAAAGTAATGCCCAAGCGCGACGACATCAACTCCGTCCTCGTCATCGGCTCCGGCCCGATCGTCATCGGCCAGGCCTGTGAGTTCGACTACTCCGGCACCCAGGCGTGCCGCGTCCTCCGCGAGGAGGGCGTCCGGGTCATCCTCGTCAACTCGAACCCGGCGACGATCATGACCGACCCCGACTTCGCCGACGCGACGTACATCGAGCCGATCACCCCCGCGGTGATCGAGACGATCATCGCCAAGGAGAAGCCGGACGCGATCCTGCCGACGCTCGGCGGCCAGACGGCGCTCAACGCCGCGATGTCTCTGCACGAGCAGGGGATCCTCGAGAAGTACGGCGTCGAGCTCATCGGCGCGAAGGTGGACGCGATCAAGAAGGGCGAGGACCGGCAGATCTTCAAGGAGCTCGTGATCGAGTCGGGCGCGGACGTCGCCCGCAGCGTGATCGCGCACTCGATGGACGACCTCCTCGCGGGCGCGGCCGAACTCGGTTATCCGCTGGTCGTGCGCCCCTCCTTCACGATGGGCGGTCTGGGCTCCGGCTTCGCCTACGACGAGGAGGACCTGCGCCGTATCGGCGGCGCCGGCCTGCGCGACTCTCCGACGACCGAGGTGCTCCTGGAGGAGTCGATCCTCGGCTGGAAGGAGTACGAGCTCGAGCTCATGCGTGACACCGCCGACAACACGGTCGTGGTCTGCTCGATCGAGAACGTCGACCCGGTCGGCGTGCACACGGGCGACTCGATCACGGTGGCGCCCGCGCTCACGCTGACGGACCGCGAGTACCAGAAGATGCGCGACATCGGCATCGACATCATCCGTGCGGTGGGCGTGGACACCGGCGGCTGCAACATCCAGTTCGCGGTCAACCCCGAGAACGGGCGCATCATCGTCATCGAGATGAACCCGCGCGTGTCCCGGTCGAGCGCCCTGGCGTCGAAGGCCACCGGCTTCCCGATCGCCAAGCTCGCGGCCAAGCTCGCTCTCGGCTACCGCCTCGACGAGATCCCGAACGACATCACCGGCGTGACCCCGGCGAGCTTCGAGCCGACGCTCGACTACGTCGTCGTCAAGGTCCCGCGCTTCGCGTTCGAGAAGTTCCCGGCCGCCGACGCCACCCTCACCACGACCATGAAGTCGGTCGGCGAGGCGATGGCCATCGGCCGCAACTACGCCACCGCGCTGCAGAAGGCGCTGCGTTCGCTCGAGAAGCGGGGCTCCAGCTTCCACTGGGGCGAGGAGCCGCGCAGCGTCGAGGAGCTGCTGGAGATCGCGAAGACGCCGACGGACGGGCGGATCGTCACCCTGCAGCAGGCGCTGCGCAAGGGCGCGACCGTCGAGCAGGCGTTCGAGGCCACGGCCATCGACCCCTGGTTCCTCGACCAGATCGTCCTCATCAACGAGGTCGCCGAGGTCGTCCGCACCGCCGGCGAGCTGGACGACGCGACCCTGCGCTACGCCAAGGAGCACGGCTTCTCCGACGCGCAGATCGCGCAGCTCCGCGGCGAGAGCGAGGTCGAGATCCGCGGCGTGCGCCACGGTCTCGGCATCCGCCCCGTGTACAAGACGGTCGACACGTGCGCGGGCGAGTTCCCCGCGCTGACGCCGTATCACTACTCGAGCTACGACGCCGAGACGGAGGTCGAGCCGTCCGAGCGCACCAAGGTCGTCATCATCGGTTCCGGCCCGAACCGCATCGGTCAGGGCGTCGAGTTCGACTACTCCTGCGTGCACGCCTCGTTCGCGCTGTCCGACGCGGGCTTCGAGACCGTCATGATCAACTGCAACCCGGAGACTGTGTCGACCGACTACGACACGTCCGACCGCCTGTACTTCGAGCCGCTGACGCTCGAGGACGTGCTGGAGGTCCTGGACGCGGAGGCGGCCAGCGGCACCATCCTCGGCGTCGTCTGCCAGCTCGGCGGCCAGACCCCGCTCGGGCTCGCGAAGGGCATCGAGGCGGCCGGCTACACGGTCCTGGGGACGAGCCCGGAGGCCATCGACCTGGCCGAGGAGCGCGAGCTGTTCTCGCGACTGCTCGACGAGGCAGGACTCCTCGCGCCCCGCAACGGCACGGCGATCGACGTGGAGGGCGCGGTGCGCATCGCCGAGGAGATCGGCTACCCGGTGCTCGTGCGCCCGAGCTTCGTGCTCGGCGGCCGCGGCATGGAGATCGTCTACGGCACCGACGCGCTGCGCGACTACTTCGTGCGGACCGCGGGCGAGGTCGT includes:
- the carA gene encoding glutamine-hydrolyzing carbamoyl-phosphate synthase small subunit codes for the protein MTLSTSSPQASAARLPDPAVLVLEDGTRHRGRAYGARGRTLGEVVFATGMSGYQETITDPSYAGQIVLQTAPHIGNTGMNDEDTESRRIWVAGYIVRDPSRVVSNWRANASLDDVLVEDGIVGISGIDTRAVTRHIRSAGSMRGGIFSGADAELDPEEQLRIVREAPEMTGLNLSAQVSVQSATVTSAVGERIGNLAVLDLGVKQATIDNLAARGFDVHVLPQDVGIDEIRAIEPVAVFYSNGPGDPAASGDHVELLRAVLDDGLPFFGICFGNQLLGRALGLGTYKLPFGHRGINQPVLDKQTGKVEITAHNHGFAVEAPLEGSFDSPHGYGKVEVSHVGLNDNVVEGLRALDIPAFSVQYHPEAAAGPHDANYLFDRFRDMVIANKKDAK
- the carB gene encoding carbamoyl-phosphate synthase large subunit, with amino-acid sequence MPKRDDINSVLVIGSGPIVIGQACEFDYSGTQACRVLREEGVRVILVNSNPATIMTDPDFADATYIEPITPAVIETIIAKEKPDAILPTLGGQTALNAAMSLHEQGILEKYGVELIGAKVDAIKKGEDRQIFKELVIESGADVARSVIAHSMDDLLAGAAELGYPLVVRPSFTMGGLGSGFAYDEEDLRRIGGAGLRDSPTTEVLLEESILGWKEYELELMRDTADNTVVVCSIENVDPVGVHTGDSITVAPALTLTDREYQKMRDIGIDIIRAVGVDTGGCNIQFAVNPENGRIIVIEMNPRVSRSSALASKATGFPIAKLAAKLALGYRLDEIPNDITGVTPASFEPTLDYVVVKVPRFAFEKFPAADATLTTTMKSVGEAMAIGRNYATALQKALRSLEKRGSSFHWGEEPRSVEELLEIAKTPTDGRIVTLQQALRKGATVEQAFEATAIDPWFLDQIVLINEVAEVVRTAGELDDATLRYAKEHGFSDAQIAQLRGESEVEIRGVRHGLGIRPVYKTVDTCAGEFPALTPYHYSSYDAETEVEPSERTKVVIIGSGPNRIGQGVEFDYSCVHASFALSDAGFETVMINCNPETVSTDYDTSDRLYFEPLTLEDVLEVLDAEAASGTILGVVCQLGGQTPLGLAKGIEAAGYTVLGTSPEAIDLAEERELFSRLLDEAGLLAPRNGTAIDVEGAVRIAEEIGYPVLVRPSFVLGGRGMEIVYGTDALRDYFVRTAGEVVIEEGKPLLVDRFLDDAIELDVDALYDGTDLFIGGVMEHLEEAGIHSGDSSCTLPPVSLGRSDVDRVREATLAIAQGVGVRGLLNVQFAISAGVLYVIEANPRASRTVPFVSKALGIPMAKAASRIMAGSTIAELRAEGMLPEQDGSRVPLDAPVSVKEAVLPFKRFRTADGKTVDSVLGPEMRSTGEVMGIDRDFPTAFAKSQAAAYGGMPTSGTVFISVADSDKRAVILPAHRLQQLGFTIVATEGTAEILSRNGIAVTVVEKYSETQESGARNIVDLINDGEIDIVVNTPSGGAARADGYEIRAAAVAADKALFTTIAVLGAAVSGMDAAHEGFQVKSLQEYAQDRMAAV
- a CDS encoding PH-like domain-containing protein yields the protein MSARDLAVAIIIAVALLILLSMLFAWRRRVRRDAAYTAPLGVPEHAEVTRRDEVLYVSTTRHEQPLERLAITPLAFRARGELAVTDRGIALALDGAPTVFLAADRLVSVDRATVTIDRVVESGGLVRISWHVDDATVVDSYLRLTGGDLPTLISDLQRLIPAAPDTGASS
- a CDS encoding dihydroorotase — protein: MSETLVITGAQLLGADGADIIIENGVIAEVGTGLTRTGARVIDAAGLVALPGLVDLHTHLREPGFEASETILTGTRAAAAGGFTAVFAMPNTSPVADTAGVVEQELALGEAAGYATVQPIGAVTVGQKGERLAELGAMATSRAQVRVFSDDGFCVWDPLIMRRALEYVKSFDGVIAQHAQDPRLTEGAQMNEGTVSAELGLAGWPAVAEESILARDVLLAEHVGSRLHVCHLSTAGSVDIIRWAKKRGVNVTAEVTPHHLLLSDELVRGYDARFKVNPPLRREEDVLAVREGLADGTIDIVATDHAPHPSEHKACEWQAAANGMVGLESALRVVHQSMVQSGLLTWADVARVMSATPARIGRLSGHGTPLEAGQPAHITLYDPAIDGVFTTADLHGRSENSPYLGRALPGRVEYTVHGGVLTVDGGTVVEELGA